CCTCTGGTCAGCGTATCGCGCTTGTAGGGTTCAGTCCCGATGACGTGGAAAAGGCATGGAAAGACCTTGGGATGGAGGTCGGTCCCGCCGAAGGGTTATGTGTGCATTATGTTCAGGCATGCCCCGGGACCGAAACCTGCAAGTTCGGAAGGGGCGATTCCCTTGGACTGGCAGCAAAGATCGAGCAGATGTATGTCGGCAAGAATGACCTTATCCCGGCAAAAACAAAATTCGGCATTTCCGGATGCATGCTGAACTGTGCCGAAAGCTACCTGAGGGATCTGGGGGCATTCTGCGCTCCAGACGGATGGACTGTGGTGGTCGGCGGCAATTCAGGCGGGAGACCGCGTATCGGCGACGTAATTGCAAAAAAACTGACTGAGGAGCAGGTGATAGAACTCTTCAGCAGGTGTCTTGACTATTACGCAAAGAACGCGAAATCAAGAGAGCGGATGCCGAGGTTCATCGACCGGGAGGGGATAGAGGAATTCAAGAAAGCGGTTCTGTAGACGGAAGGGATGAGGATATCACCCCTTGTGCGGGATGGCTGTTCTCTTCTCCGCGATACTGAAGTTCTTTTTGCCCTTGTGTGTGCCCCTGGCATAGGTCTTTGACTTTTTCTTTGCGAGCATCTTCGATTTCCCTTTTTTCTTTGCTGTCAGCACACTCTTTTTGTGCGTTCCTTTTTTCTGCGCAAGAACCTTCCTGTCTTTGCCTGACTTCGCACTCGCGGATTTGACCTTCTGTTTCTTTTTCCGGGGAGATTTTCTGATATCGTCTTTGTCTTCATGTGTCCTTGAGACATAGATCACAGGCAACTCCATGTTTTCAAGCACACTGAACCCTTTGGCAATAAGCGCTTCAGTTTCCCTCCAGAGAGTATCCCTGCTTGCGCTTCCGAGGACGGCTACAATCAGCGTTTCACTGTTGCGCTCAACTGCACAGACGAAACAGTGCAATGCCTTTCGTGTATACCCCGTTTTGCCT
The window above is part of the Nitrospirota bacterium genome. Proteins encoded here:
- a CDS encoding NAD(P)/FAD-dependent oxidoreductase — encoded protein: MSEGPEGAILQRDKKTYAIVPRIPMGVLTPEILETLASVARKYNVRIIKITSGQRIALVGFSPDDVEKAWKDLGMEVGPAEGLCVHYVQACPGTETCKFGRGDSLGLAAKIEQMYVGKNDLIPAKTKFGISGCMLNCAESYLRDLGAFCAPDGWTVVVGGNSGGRPRIGDVIAKKLTEEQVIELFSRCLDYYAKNAKSRERMPRFIDREGIEEFKKAVL